A window of the Henckelia pumila isolate YLH828 chromosome 3, ASM3356847v2, whole genome shotgun sequence genome harbors these coding sequences:
- the LOC140893061 gene encoding protein GL2-INTERACTING REPRESSOR 1-like: MSLHVQNKQFKQSHIISAKRLGVGVGVGVGVSASSLRHLSSLLDLQLSDAERRDILLENRGKRDWKKKMSKRNGPKVDLKLNLSPPRMPRNTLVESPSRSLTASPVSPPSSCVSSERNPDESPRYASSPEATSMMLVGCPRCLMYVMLAEEDPRCPKCKSTVLLDVIPDSTTLNNTERNTKKS, from the exons atgtcttTACACGTCCAAAACAAACAATTTAAACAATCCCATATTATTAGTGCTAAAAGGCTTGGTGTTGGTGTTGGTGTTGGTGTCGGTGTCTCCGCCTCCTCCCTCCGCCACCTCTCTTCACTTCTTGATTTACAG CTATCTGATGCAGAGAGGCGAGATATATTACTCGAAAACAGGGGAAAAAGAGATTGGAAGAAAAAGATGAGTAAAAGGAACGGACCGAAAGTCGATCTCAAGTTGAATCTGTCGCCTCCAAGAATGCCCCGTAACACTCTGGTGGAGTCCCCAAGCCGGTCGCTGACAGCGTCGCCAGTATCTCCGCCGAGCTCTTGCGTGTCGTCGGAGCGGAACCCGGACGAGTCACCCCGATACGCCTCTAGCCCGGAGGCCACATCCATGATGCTGGTGGGCTGCCCCAGATGCCTCATGTATGTGATGCTGGCGGAAGAGGATCCGAGATGCCCCAAATGCAAAAGCACCGTTTTGCTTGATGTAATCCCTGATAGCACCACTCTCAACAACACCGAAAGAAACACAAAGAAGAGTTAG